A genomic stretch from Pseudomonas alkylphenolica includes:
- a CDS encoding Hpt domain-containing protein, whose translation MAERHDTVALTWVKSAIADCLAQARLALEHFCAEPGDEDDLLGFIDNLHQVRGCLVMLELSGAALLAEELEQLGIALKEKRVSQRGEALGALFRGLEQLPLYLERLRSARRDLPLVVLPVLNQLRAERGVEPLAVGSLSGTAPGAAEELANLDLSLGSLRERLQAGSDRDALRSVVAALCEDLMRVKERLDLFVRSDRQRIDDLQPLLSPLRQIADTLAVLGFSQPRRVIIDQVLVLQSLAQGQRAPDDAVLMDIAGALLYVEATLAGMVGPLEQHPNQSSLPGTDLAEIRQLVLEEAHSVLQQVKDQLGDCLDAGWQPQRLLVLPNLLQQIRGALAMLMLPRAAALIGQCADYAQRHLLGAAPPDATALAHLADSLSAGECYLQWLLADPQANPRQFLDAAQASLAALGYMPEPEPEPEPEVVEVEAAVIEQPVVDDELREVFLEEADELLPQLNQQWARWQANTGDRDALVELRRGLHTLKGSGRMVAAQGLAELAWAAEHLLNRVLEGRVEVGAAPLASLQQALTLIPGLLVAFANGQVQAGKEVEQLALQLHALAMNDAPHEADASEAIDPQLLEIFRNEAEGHLASLDSFLAAADQQLPQPVSDSLQRAFHTLKGSAAMAGVLPIAELAAALDLLAREFKAHQLAFDLEEIYLLESAEPLLRRGLAQLSSAPLAVISGASTLIEEIHQVVEARLQALLQAPSQGLRIKRDPQLIASFLAQGMDILLDAESLLLRWQEHPSERQELTALLDELTTLGQSAHLADLWQVDELCEALLDLYGAVEESSLAVSARFFEQAQHAHEALIDMLDQLAAGQEVDAHPERLEALRELLDEALAPEATGLISHRQGQAQIADLSAATAALAMDPAVIELFLEEASDVLQSANQALERWLADADNASALSSLHRDLQTLKGGAQMAAIGAVEVLAQELELLYEGLVDRRFAPSAELFSLLRSSHAQLAEVLEQLQAGREPSSAVTLLAALREYRHSAPPVAAADKPADPVQEAGDKELLEIFLEESFDIVESSGAALLRWQAESRNAVEVENLLRDLHTLKGGARMVEIAPIGDLAHELEFLYELLAAGQLQPSAALFSLLQNCHDRLAHMLDAVRLQQPLHAATALIDYIRNFSSAALADTAAQQSHPEAATAVEAPVAAPERGPVDMVKVASDLLDDLGNLAGEHSIIRGRIEQQVNDAQVALNEMETTLERMRDQLRRLDTETQGRILSRQQGEGDGQVYDDFDPLEMDRHSQLQQLSRALFESASDLLDLKETLTLRAQEAQSLLQQQGRVSSELQEGLMRTRMVPFERLVPRLQRVVRQVASELGKQVELVVGNAEGEMDRSVLERMVAPLEHMLRNAVDHGLESREIRLAAGKPEQGLISLTLLHEGADIVIEMTDDGAGVPLDAVRSKAIKRGLLDPAAVLSDHEVMQFILQPGFSTAEKITQISGRGLGMDVVHEEVKQLGGSMVIESSPGKGARFLIRLPFTVSVNRALMVQYGEEQYAVPLNTIEGIVRVPPAELEACYQLDPPHYEYAGRRYELRYLGELLQGAVQPRLLGQSLPLPVLLVHSHEQQFAIQVDSLAASREIVVKSLGPQFASVQGLSGATLLGDGRVVLIVDLPGQLRGLQQHHAQQAGSSARLPAQQVDQAPKRPLLVMVVDDSVTVRKVTGRLLERHGMNVLTAKDGVDAMTLLQEHRPDVLLLDIEMPRMDGFEVATQIRHDPALKDLPIIMITSRTGQKHRDRAMSIGVNDYLGKPYQESVLLQSIALWSNPHA comes from the coding sequence ATGGCTGAGCGCCACGACACGGTAGCCCTGACTTGGGTCAAGAGTGCCATCGCCGACTGCCTGGCCCAGGCACGCCTGGCGCTGGAGCACTTTTGCGCGGAACCTGGCGATGAAGATGACCTGCTCGGGTTTATCGACAACCTGCACCAGGTGCGCGGCTGCCTGGTGATGCTCGAACTCAGTGGCGCCGCATTGCTCGCCGAAGAGCTGGAGCAACTGGGCATAGCCCTGAAGGAAAAGCGTGTCAGCCAGCGCGGCGAAGCCCTGGGCGCCTTGTTTCGCGGCCTTGAACAGCTGCCGCTGTATCTGGAACGGCTGCGTAGCGCCCGGCGCGACCTGCCGCTGGTGGTGCTGCCGGTGCTCAACCAGCTGCGGGCCGAGCGTGGTGTCGAGCCTTTGGCTGTCGGCAGCCTGTCCGGCACGGCGCCGGGGGCGGCCGAGGAACTGGCCAATCTTGATTTATCCCTGGGTTCCCTGCGCGAGCGTCTGCAGGCGGGTTCCGACCGCGATGCCCTGCGATCGGTGGTGGCAGCGCTGTGTGAGGACCTGATGCGGGTCAAGGAACGTCTAGACCTGTTTGTCCGCAGTGACCGTCAGCGTATCGATGACCTGCAGCCCTTGCTTTCGCCCCTGCGGCAGATTGCCGATACCCTGGCGGTGCTCGGCTTCAGCCAGCCCCGGCGGGTGATCATCGACCAGGTGCTGGTGCTGCAGAGTCTGGCCCAGGGCCAGCGCGCGCCAGACGATGCGGTGTTGATGGATATCGCCGGCGCGCTGCTGTATGTCGAAGCAACCCTGGCGGGCATGGTCGGCCCGCTGGAGCAGCACCCGAACCAGAGTTCGCTGCCTGGCACCGACCTGGCCGAAATCCGTCAGCTTGTGCTGGAAGAGGCCCATTCGGTGTTGCAGCAGGTCAAGGATCAGCTCGGTGATTGTCTTGATGCCGGCTGGCAGCCCCAGCGCCTACTGGTACTGCCGAACTTGCTGCAGCAGATCCGCGGCGCCCTGGCCATGCTGATGCTGCCCCGCGCGGCTGCTCTGATTGGTCAGTGTGCCGACTATGCCCAGCGTCACCTGCTCGGCGCGGCGCCACCGGATGCCACAGCACTGGCGCACCTGGCCGATTCCTTGAGCGCCGGTGAGTGCTATCTGCAATGGTTGCTCGCTGATCCACAAGCCAATCCCCGGCAGTTTCTCGACGCTGCCCAGGCCAGCCTGGCGGCGCTGGGTTATATGCCTGAGCCGGAGCCCGAACCCGAACCTGAAGTGGTGGAGGTCGAGGCGGCGGTTATCGAGCAGCCGGTGGTTGATGACGAGCTGCGCGAGGTGTTCCTCGAAGAGGCCGATGAGCTCCTGCCTCAGCTCAATCAACAATGGGCGCGCTGGCAGGCCAACACTGGCGACCGCGACGCCCTGGTAGAACTGCGTCGGGGCCTGCACACCCTCAAGGGCAGCGGGCGGATGGTCGCCGCGCAAGGTCTGGCGGAGCTGGCCTGGGCGGCCGAGCACCTGCTCAATCGGGTCCTTGAGGGCCGCGTCGAAGTGGGGGCTGCGCCGCTGGCCAGTCTGCAGCAGGCATTGACGTTGATCCCCGGCTTGCTGGTGGCCTTTGCCAACGGTCAGGTGCAGGCGGGCAAAGAGGTCGAGCAGCTGGCCTTGCAACTGCACGCCCTGGCAATGAATGACGCGCCCCATGAGGCCGACGCCAGCGAGGCCATCGACCCGCAGTTGCTGGAGATTTTTCGCAACGAGGCCGAGGGGCATCTGGCCAGTCTCGACAGCTTCCTGGCAGCCGCCGATCAGCAGTTGCCGCAACCGGTCAGTGACAGTTTGCAGCGCGCGTTTCACACCCTCAAAGGCAGCGCCGCCATGGCCGGGGTGCTACCGATTGCCGAACTTGCCGCCGCGCTCGACCTGCTGGCCCGGGAGTTCAAGGCCCATCAGCTGGCCTTCGACCTTGAAGAAATCTACCTGCTGGAGAGCGCCGAACCGCTGTTGCGCCGCGGCCTGGCACAGTTGTCCAGTGCGCCGCTGGCGGTGATCAGCGGTGCTTCGACCCTGATCGAGGAAATCCATCAGGTGGTTGAAGCACGTCTGCAGGCCCTGCTTCAGGCGCCGAGCCAGGGCCTGCGGATCAAGCGCGATCCGCAGTTGATTGCCAGCTTCCTCGCCCAGGGCATGGATATCCTGCTCGATGCCGAATCGCTGTTGTTGCGCTGGCAAGAGCACCCGAGCGAGCGTCAGGAACTCACGGCGCTGCTCGATGAATTGACCACCCTGGGCCAGAGCGCCCACCTGGCTGACCTGTGGCAAGTGGATGAACTCTGCGAAGCCTTGCTGGACCTGTATGGTGCAGTCGAGGAAAGCAGCCTGGCCGTCAGTGCACGCTTTTTCGAACAGGCGCAGCACGCCCATGAGGCGCTGATCGACATGCTCGACCAGCTTGCTGCCGGTCAGGAGGTGGATGCCCATCCTGAACGCCTTGAAGCCTTGCGTGAACTGCTCGACGAAGCGTTGGCACCCGAGGCTACGGGGCTGATCAGCCATCGTCAGGGGCAGGCGCAGATCGCCGATCTGAGCGCTGCAACGGCAGCGCTGGCGATGGACCCTGCCGTGATCGAGCTGTTTCTCGAAGAGGCCAGCGATGTGCTGCAAAGCGCCAACCAGGCGCTGGAGCGCTGGTTGGCCGATGCCGACAATGCCTCGGCGTTGTCGTCGTTGCACCGTGACCTGCAGACCCTCAAGGGTGGTGCGCAGATGGCCGCCATTGGTGCGGTCGAGGTGCTAGCCCAGGAACTTGAGCTGTTGTACGAAGGCCTGGTGGATCGACGTTTCGCTCCGAGCGCTGAGCTGTTCAGCTTGCTCCGTAGCAGCCATGCCCAATTGGCCGAGGTGCTTGAACAGCTACAGGCAGGCCGGGAGCCCTCGTCGGCGGTGACGTTGCTGGCGGCGCTGCGTGAGTATCGTCACAGCGCGCCTCCTGTTGCGGCAGCGGACAAGCCTGCCGACCCGGTGCAGGAAGCCGGCGACAAGGAGCTGCTGGAAATTTTCCTCGAAGAGAGCTTCGATATTGTCGAAAGCTCCGGCGCCGCCTTGCTGCGCTGGCAAGCCGAATCGCGTAATGCGGTCGAGGTGGAGAACCTGCTGCGCGATCTGCATACCCTCAAGGGTGGTGCGCGCATGGTCGAGATCGCGCCGATCGGCGATCTGGCCCACGAACTGGAGTTTCTCTATGAACTGCTGGCTGCCGGGCAATTGCAGCCCAGTGCGGCGCTGTTCAGCCTGTTGCAGAACTGCCATGACCGCCTGGCGCACATGCTCGACGCGGTGCGCCTGCAACAGCCGTTGCACGCGGCGACAGCGCTGATCGACTACATTCGCAACTTCAGCAGTGCGGCGCTGGCCGATACCGCAGCCCAGCAGTCGCATCCTGAAGCGGCCACAGCGGTGGAAGCACCGGTGGCAGCCCCCGAGCGCGGGCCGGTGGACATGGTCAAGGTGGCCTCTGACCTGCTGGATGACCTCGGCAACCTGGCGGGCGAACATTCGATCATCCGCGGGCGCATCGAACAGCAGGTCAATGATGCCCAGGTCGCGCTGAACGAGATGGAAACCACCCTGGAGCGCATGCGCGATCAGTTGCGCCGTCTGGATACTGAAACCCAGGGCCGAATCCTCAGTCGTCAGCAGGGGGAGGGCGATGGCCAGGTCTATGACGACTTCGACCCGCTGGAAATGGACCGCCACTCCCAGTTGCAACAGCTGTCGCGGGCCTTGTTCGAGTCGGCCTCCGACCTGCTCGATCTCAAGGAAACCCTGACCCTGCGTGCCCAGGAAGCGCAAAGCCTGCTGCAGCAGCAGGGGCGGGTCAGCAGCGAGCTGCAAGAGGGCCTGATGCGCACGCGCATGGTGCCGTTCGAACGTCTGGTGCCACGGCTGCAGCGGGTGGTGCGGCAGGTGGCCAGCGAGCTCGGCAAACAGGTCGAGCTGGTGGTCGGCAATGCCGAAGGCGAGATGGACCGTAGCGTGCTGGAACGCATGGTGGCACCGCTGGAACACATGCTGCGCAACGCCGTCGACCATGGCCTGGAGTCCCGTGAAATCCGCCTGGCCGCCGGCAAGCCGGAGCAGGGGCTGATTTCGCTGACCCTGTTGCACGAAGGCGCTGATATCGTCATTGAAATGACCGACGACGGTGCCGGTGTGCCACTGGACGCGGTACGGAGCAAGGCGATCAAGCGAGGCTTGCTCGACCCCGCGGCGGTCCTCAGCGACCATGAGGTGATGCAGTTCATTCTCCAGCCGGGGTTCTCCACCGCCGAGAAAATTACCCAGATCTCCGGGCGGGGCCTGGGCATGGACGTGGTCCATGAAGAGGTCAAGCAACTCGGTGGCTCGATGGTGATCGAATCCAGTCCAGGCAAGGGCGCGCGCTTTCTGATTCGCTTGCCGTTTACCGTGTCGGTCAACCGCGCGCTGATGGTGCAGTACGGCGAAGAGCAGTACGCGGTGCCGCTCAACACCATCGAAGGCATTGTGCGCGTGCCGCCGGCCGAGCTGGAAGCCTGCTATCAGCTGGATCCGCCGCACTATGAGTACGCCGGGCGTCGCTACGAACTGCGTTACCTCGGTGAGCTGCTGCAAGGTGCCGTGCAACCGCGTCTGCTGGGCCAGAGCCTGCCGCTGCCGGTGTTGCTGGTGCATTCTCATGAACAACAGTTCGCAATCCAGGTCGACAGCCTGGCGGCCAGCCGCGAGATCGTGGTGAAGAGCCTCGGGCCGCAGTTTGCCAGCGTCCAGGGGCTGTCCGGAGCGACCTTGCTGGGCGATGGCCGGGTGGTGCTGATTGTTGATTTGCCAGGCCAGCTGCGCGGCTTGCAGCAGCATCACGCCCAGCAAGCGGGTAGCTCTGCTCGTTTGCCTGCGCAGCAGGTCGACCAGGCGCCGAAGCGGCCATTGCTGGTGATGGTGGTCGATGATTCGGTGACCGTGCGCAAGGTTACCGGCCGCCTGCTTGAACGTCATGGCATGAACGTGCTGACCGCCAAGGACGGCGTCGATGCGATGACGCTGCTGCAGGAGCATCGTCCGGATGTGTTGCTGCTGGACATCGAAATGCCGCGTATGGATGGTTTTGAGGTGGCCACGCAGATCCGTCACGACCCGGCCCTGAAGGACCTGCCCATCATCATGATCACCTCGCGGACCGGGCAGAAACACCGTGACCGGGCGATGTCCATCGGGGTCAACGACTACCTGGGCAAACCCTATCAGGAGTCGGTGTTGCTGCAGAGTATTGCGCTTTGGAGTAACCCTCATGCTTGA
- the trhA gene encoding PAQR family membrane homeostasis protein TrhA encodes MYHGERFNAWTHLVGAVLACIGAVWLLVVASLQGDPWKIVSLAIYGFTLLLLYSISTIYHSVRGKAKVVMRKLDHLSIYLLIAGSYTPFCLVSLRGPWGWSLFGVVWGLAVIGMLQEIKPRSEARVLSIIIYALMGWIVLVAVKPLLASLGAAGFAWLAAGGAFYTIGIIFFAYDSRFRHWHGIWHLFVIAGSLLHFIAVFFYVL; translated from the coding sequence ATGTATCACGGTGAACGTTTCAATGCCTGGACGCACCTGGTCGGCGCGGTGCTGGCCTGTATCGGCGCAGTCTGGCTGCTGGTGGTGGCCAGTCTGCAGGGCGATCCCTGGAAGATCGTCAGCCTGGCGATCTACGGCTTTACCCTGCTGTTGCTCTACAGCATTTCAACGATCTATCACAGCGTGCGCGGCAAGGCCAAAGTGGTGATGCGCAAGCTCGATCATCTGTCGATCTATCTGTTGATTGCCGGCAGTTACACGCCGTTTTGTCTGGTCAGCCTGCGCGGGCCGTGGGGCTGGAGCCTGTTCGGGGTGGTCTGGGGGCTGGCGGTGATCGGCATGCTTCAGGAGATCAAGCCGCGCTCCGAAGCGCGGGTGCTATCGATCATCATCTATGCGCTGATGGGCTGGATCGTGCTGGTCGCAGTCAAGCCGCTGCTGGCCAGTCTCGGGGCTGCCGGTTTTGCCTGGCTGGCGGCCGGTGGTGCGTTCTACACCATCGGCATCATCTTCTTTGCCTATGACAGTCGCTTTCGCCACTGGCATGGCATCTGGCACCTGTTTGTCATTGCCGGCAGCCTGTTGCACTTCATCGCGGTATTTTTCTACGTGCTCTAG
- a CDS encoding 16S rRNA (uracil(1498)-N(3))-methyltransferase: MRLSRFFIDAPLSLGEHDLPEAQAHYIGRVLRMTAGDAVQLFDGSGQEFLGQLLEVGKKTVRVQLNESFAGQADSSLKVHLGQGLSRGERMDWAIQKATELGANVITPIVSERCEVRLKDERADKRLAHWRQVAISACEQCGRSSVPQINPPVLLADWFKACDEQLKLVLHPVAEPLVSHQKPQSLAFLIGPEGGLSEAEVEQAKAAGFHAARLGPRVLRTETAPVVALAVAQQLWGDF; this comes from the coding sequence ATGAGACTGTCCCGCTTCTTCATCGACGCCCCCTTGAGCCTCGGCGAGCACGACTTGCCCGAAGCCCAGGCCCACTACATTGGCCGCGTACTGCGCATGACCGCTGGCGATGCCGTACAGCTGTTCGACGGCAGCGGCCAGGAATTCCTCGGCCAATTGCTCGAAGTCGGCAAGAAAACCGTACGGGTGCAACTGAACGAGTCCTTCGCCGGGCAAGCAGACTCCAGCCTCAAGGTCCACCTCGGCCAGGGCCTGTCGCGCGGCGAGCGGATGGACTGGGCGATCCAGAAAGCCACCGAACTGGGGGCCAACGTCATCACCCCGATCGTCAGCGAGCGCTGTGAAGTACGCCTCAAGGACGAACGCGCCGACAAACGCCTGGCCCACTGGCGCCAGGTGGCAATCAGTGCCTGTGAGCAGTGCGGCCGTTCAAGCGTGCCGCAGATCAACCCACCGGTACTGCTGGCCGACTGGTTCAAGGCCTGTGATGAACAGCTCAAGCTGGTCCTGCACCCGGTGGCCGAGCCGCTGGTCAGCCACCAGAAGCCGCAAAGCCTGGCATTCCTGATCGGCCCGGAAGGCGGTTTGAGCGAGGCCGAAGTCGAGCAGGCCAAAGCCGCCGGTTTTCATGCCGCGCGCCTCGGCCCACGGGTCCTGCGTACCGAAACCGCTCCGGTGGTGGCCTTGGCGGTTGCCCAGCAGCTGTGGGGCGACTTCTAG
- a CDS encoding flavin monoamine oxidase family protein, whose product MSAGWLRACALVMIGLFSGTALAKDKTPTAIVVGGGLAGLTAAYELQGKGWQVTLLEAKSGMGGRSGLATSEWIGNSKAQPILNQYLDTFKISTLPAPEFVRTPGYLIDGEYFSSSDLATKQPATAEALKRYEKTLDDLARSIDDPQNPAANSTLFALDQLNVSSWLDKLQLPTTARQLVNQQIRTRYDEPSRLSLLYFAQQTRVYRGVSDRDLRAARLPGGSPVLAQAFVKQLKTIKTSSPVSAITQDKDGVTVKVGSVGYQADYVVLAVPLRALAKIQMTPGLDTKHLAALKGTNYGWRDQLLLKFKHPVWESRARMSGEIYSNTGLGMLWVEPALKGGANVVINLSGDNARLLQAFGDKQMVDQVLIRMHAFYPQARGAFTGYEVRRYSTDANMGGAYLAYGPGQISKFWRLWERPVQRIAFAGEHTDALYPGTLEGALRSGQRAASQVQDLSTGKSFDPVSAAPAAAAAATAVAASKGNFFSNLFGGSSDKSAKAADPVKKEASKPGFFSRMFGSDDKPVEKPAAKPAEAAQAPVAAPAPVVPPVAKEEPVKAAPVKAAPAKAAVKPAPVKKPVAKAEQAKKTAAKPAPVKKPVANVQAKAQ is encoded by the coding sequence ATGTCTGCTGGGTGGCTGCGCGCCTGTGCGCTGGTAATGATAGGACTGTTCAGCGGCACTGCGCTGGCCAAGGACAAAACCCCGACGGCAATCGTCGTCGGCGGTGGTCTGGCTGGCCTGACTGCCGCTTATGAATTGCAGGGCAAGGGCTGGCAGGTAACCCTGCTCGAAGCCAAATCGGGGATGGGCGGGCGTTCCGGGCTGGCCACCAGCGAATGGATCGGTAACAGCAAGGCCCAGCCGATCCTCAACCAGTACCTCGATACCTTCAAGATCAGCACCCTGCCGGCACCGGAGTTCGTCCGTACACCGGGTTACCTGATCGATGGCGAGTATTTCAGCTCGTCCGACCTTGCGACCAAGCAACCGGCGACCGCCGAGGCGCTCAAGCGCTATGAAAAGACCCTCGACGATCTGGCGCGCTCGATTGACGACCCGCAGAACCCGGCGGCCAACAGCACCTTGTTCGCCCTCGACCAGCTGAACGTGTCCAGTTGGCTGGACAAGCTGCAGCTGCCGACCACCGCGCGTCAGTTGGTCAACCAGCAGATCCGCACCCGCTACGACGAGCCATCGCGCCTGTCGCTGCTGTATTTCGCCCAGCAGACCCGCGTCTATCGCGGCGTCAGCGACCGTGACCTGCGCGCCGCGCGCCTGCCAGGTGGCAGCCCGGTGCTTGCCCAGGCGTTCGTCAAGCAGCTGAAGACCATCAAGACCAGCTCGCCGGTCAGTGCCATTACCCAGGACAAGGACGGCGTGACTGTCAAAGTCGGCAGCGTCGGTTATCAGGCCGATTACGTGGTCCTGGCCGTGCCACTGCGCGCGCTGGCCAAGATTCAGATGACCCCGGGCCTGGACACCAAACACCTGGCCGCCTTGAAGGGCACCAACTATGGCTGGCGTGACCAGCTGTTGCTGAAGTTCAAGCACCCTGTGTGGGAGAGCCGTGCGCGCATGTCTGGCGAAATCTACAGCAACACCGGTCTTGGCATGCTGTGGGTCGAGCCTGCGCTCAAAGGTGGCGCCAACGTTGTCATCAACCTGTCCGGCGACAACGCGCGCCTGCTGCAGGCTTTCGGCGACAAGCAGATGGTCGACCAGGTGTTGATCCGCATGCATGCGTTCTACCCACAGGCTCGCGGAGCCTTCACCGGTTACGAAGTCCGCCGTTACAGCACCGACGCCAACATGGGCGGTGCCTACCTGGCCTATGGTCCGGGCCAGATCAGCAAATTCTGGCGCTTGTGGGAGCGTCCGGTGCAGCGTATCGCCTTTGCCGGTGAGCACACTGATGCGCTCTACCCTGGCACGCTCGAAGGCGCGTTGCGCAGTGGTCAGCGTGCAGCCAGCCAGGTCCAGGACCTGTCGACGGGCAAGTCCTTCGACCCTGTCAGCGCGGCGCCAGCCGCAGCAGCAGCCGCTACTGCGGTGGCGGCCAGCAAGGGCAACTTCTTCTCCAACCTGTTTGGTGGGTCGTCCGACAAGTCTGCCAAGGCAGCGGATCCGGTGAAGAAGGAAGCGAGCAAGCCAGGCTTCTTCTCGCGGATGTTCGGCAGTGACGACAAGCCGGTTGAAAAACCTGCGGCCAAGCCGGCGGAAGCTGCTCAGGCACCGGTTGCAGCTCCTGCGCCAGTAGTGCCTCCGGTTGCCAAGGAAGAGCCGGTCAAGGCTGCACCGGTCAAGGCTGCGCCCGCCAAGGCGGCAGTCAAGCCAGCACCGGTGAAAAAGCCGGTGGCCAAGGCCGAGCAGGCGAAGAAGACCGCCGCGAAACCTGCGCCGGTCAAGAAGCCAGTGGCCAACGTGCAGGCTAAAGCGCAGTAA
- a CDS encoding adenosylmethionine--8-amino-7-oxononanoate transaminase, translating into MGLNQQWMQRDLKVLWHPCTQMKDHEQLPLIPIKRGEGVWLEDFEGKRYLDAVSSWWVNVFGHANPRINQRIKDQVDQLEHVILAGFSHQPVIELSERLVQITPEGLTRCFYADNGSSCIEVALKMSFHYWLNKGLPEKKRFVTLSNSYHGETIAAMSVGDVPLFTETYKALLLDTIKVPSPDCYLRPEGVSWEEHSRTMFAAMEQTLAEHHDTLAAVIVEPLIQGAGGMRMYHPVYLKLLREACDRYGVHLIHDEIAVGFGRTGTMFACEQAGIRPDFLCLSKALTGGYLPLAACLTTDEVYNAFYDDYSTLRAFLHSHSYTGNPLACAAALATLDIFEQDNVIENNKALASRMASATAHLIDHPHVAEVRQTGMALAIEMVQDKASKSAYPWQERRGLKVFEHALTRGALLRPLGSVVYFLPPYVITPEQIDFLAEVASEGIDIATRDSVSVAVPGNFHPDFRDPG; encoded by the coding sequence ATGGGCCTCAACCAACAGTGGATGCAACGTGACCTGAAGGTCCTGTGGCACCCCTGCACCCAGATGAAAGACCATGAACAACTGCCGCTGATCCCGATCAAGCGCGGCGAAGGCGTGTGGCTGGAAGACTTCGAAGGCAAACGCTACCTCGACGCGGTCAGCTCCTGGTGGGTCAACGTCTTCGGGCATGCCAACCCGCGGATCAACCAGCGCATCAAAGACCAGGTCGATCAGCTTGAGCACGTGATCCTCGCAGGCTTCAGCCACCAACCGGTGATCGAGCTGTCCGAACGCCTGGTGCAGATTACGCCCGAGGGGCTGACCCGGTGCTTCTACGCCGATAATGGTTCGTCCTGCATCGAAGTGGCGCTGAAAATGAGCTTTCACTACTGGCTCAACAAAGGCCTGCCAGAGAAGAAGCGCTTCGTCACCCTGAGCAACAGCTACCACGGCGAGACCATCGCGGCGATGTCGGTGGGCGATGTACCGCTGTTCACCGAAACCTATAAGGCGCTGCTGCTCGACACCATCAAGGTGCCAAGCCCCGATTGCTACCTGCGCCCTGAGGGCGTGAGCTGGGAGGAGCACTCGCGCACGATGTTCGCCGCCATGGAGCAGACCCTGGCCGAGCACCACGACACGCTCGCCGCAGTGATCGTCGAGCCGCTGATCCAGGGCGCGGGCGGTATGCGCATGTACCACCCGGTTTACCTCAAGCTACTGCGCGAGGCCTGCGACCGCTATGGCGTGCACCTGATCCACGACGAGATCGCCGTTGGTTTCGGCCGTACCGGGACGATGTTCGCCTGTGAGCAGGCCGGCATTCGCCCCGACTTCCTGTGCCTGTCCAAGGCCCTGACCGGCGGCTACCTGCCACTGGCGGCGTGCCTGACCACCGACGAGGTGTACAACGCTTTCTACGACGACTACTCGACCCTGCGCGCCTTCCTCCACTCGCACAGTTACACCGGCAACCCGCTGGCCTGTGCGGCGGCACTGGCGACCCTGGATATTTTCGAACAGGACAACGTGATCGAGAACAACAAGGCCCTGGCCTCGCGGATGGCCAGCGCCACGGCGCATCTGATCGATCATCCGCACGTCGCCGAAGTGCGCCAGACCGGTATGGCCCTGGCGATCGAGATGGTCCAGGACAAGGCCAGCAAGAGCGCTTATCCGTGGCAGGAACGGCGCGGTCTGAAAGTCTTCGAACACGCCCTGACACGCGGCGCCCTGCTACGCCCGCTGGGCAGCGTGGTGTACTTCCTGCCGCCGTATGTGATTACCCCGGAACAGATCGATTTCCTTGCCGAAGTGGCCAGTGAGGGTATCGATATCGCTACGCGCGACAGCGTCAGTGTGGCGGTTCCGGGTAATTTCCATCCTGATTTTCGCGATCCGGGCTAG
- a CDS encoding cytochrome b — translation MQLRNSSSRYGLVSIVMHWGVALAVFGLFGLGLWMMGLDYYSPWRKEAPDLHKSIGLVLLAVMLARVAWRFISPPPAALPNHGKLTRIASKAGHGLLYLGLFAVMIAGYLISTSDGVGIPVFGLFEVPALVSDLPDQADIAGVIHFYLAWGLVIFAGLHGLAALKHHFIDRDATLKRMLGRKA, via the coding sequence ATGCAACTGCGCAATTCATCTTCTCGCTACGGCCTGGTCAGCATCGTCATGCACTGGGGCGTGGCACTGGCAGTGTTCGGTTTGTTCGGGCTGGGTCTGTGGATGATGGGCCTGGACTACTACAGTCCTTGGCGCAAAGAAGCCCCCGACCTGCACAAGAGCATCGGCCTGGTCTTGCTGGCAGTGATGTTGGCGCGCGTGGCCTGGCGCTTCATCAGCCCGCCACCAGCGGCGCTGCCGAACCACGGCAAGCTGACACGCATAGCCTCCAAGGCCGGGCACGGTCTGCTTTATCTTGGCCTGTTCGCGGTGATGATCGCCGGTTACCTGATATCCACCTCCGATGGCGTGGGTATCCCGGTGTTCGGCCTTTTTGAAGTGCCAGCGCTGGTCAGCGACTTGCCCGATCAGGCGGATATTGCCGGTGTAATCCATTTCTACCTGGCCTGGGGCCTGGTGATTTTTGCCGGTCTGCACGGACTGGCTGCCCTGAAGCACCACTTTATCGACCGTGACGCGACCCTCAAACGCATGCTGGGCCGCAAAGCTTGA
- a CDS encoding chemotaxis protein CheW: MLEQSARNGRRSSLTGLLLALADRCLVLPNVAVAELIGYQAGTPAPEQPEWMLGWIDWRNQRLPLLSFEAACGGQVRVGERARIVVLNALGGSRLRFIAVLVQGIPRSCKLDSQLNYVDVPLAALELAAVQVGDQVARVPDLPALEQLLEDAGLV, encoded by the coding sequence ATGCTTGAACAGTCCGCCCGCAATGGCCGTCGTAGTAGCTTGACCGGCTTGCTGCTGGCGTTGGCCGATCGTTGCCTGGTACTGCCCAACGTCGCGGTGGCTGAACTGATCGGCTATCAAGCCGGCACCCCGGCGCCTGAACAGCCCGAGTGGATGCTCGGCTGGATCGATTGGCGTAACCAGCGTCTGCCGCTGCTCAGCTTCGAGGCGGCTTGTGGTGGACAGGTGCGGGTAGGGGAGCGGGCGCGCATCGTCGTGCTCAACGCCTTGGGGGGCAGCCGTTTGCGCTTCATTGCCGTGCTGGTGCAGGGCATTCCGCGCTCATGCAAGCTCGACAGCCAGCTCAACTACGTCGATGTGCCCCTGGCTGCGCTGGAACTGGCGGCAGTGCAGGTCGGCGATCAGGTAGCCAGGGTGCCCGACCTGCCAGCGCTTGAACAGTTGCTGGAGGATGCAGGGCTGGTTTGA